One segment of Triticum aestivum cultivar Chinese Spring chromosome 2A, IWGSC CS RefSeq v2.1, whole genome shotgun sequence DNA contains the following:
- the LOC123186529 gene encoding uncharacterized protein, whose protein sequence is MAAKTPSSWCFSFLKEALILPTRNPKLFTPVFLVLAVATFLARSVHVVFIQPLVDDMVRSIYLIEMRNTGFSCAEGAKLEEGAIKIMLISIAQVILMLALGFVKKALAFFAASTTYSGDRYSLAELVRKVICKGNTLKGPAITFAVVTALDLAWTAVLVAMRAGTAVMMRGGQSRVLSVQGLVFLLTLLAELCFAVLALVSVAASVVDGERRGVRALRQAWRLMTRVRRKEGLLLVLLTYLLPTVVAPVYRAALVYSRRSMAAGLCVLAGYAFMFGALQLVYLAAATVFYYEAMESKEVVPCDAYAKIPSGEGDV, encoded by the coding sequence ATGGCTGCCAAAACCCCAAGCTCGTGGTGCTTTAGTTTCCTAAAGGAAGCTCTGATCCTCCCCACGCGAAACCCTAAGCTCTTCACGCCGGTGTTCCTTGTGTTGGCCGTCGCCACCTTCCTTGCCCGCTCAGTCCATgtcgtgttcatccagcctctCGTCGACGACATGGTCAGGTCCATCTATCTCATCGAGATGAGGAACACCGGCTTCTCCTGCGCAGAGGGTGCCAAGCTCGAAGAGGGCGCCATAAAGATCATGCTAATCTCCATCGCCCAAGTGATCCTCATGCTGGCGCTTGGCTTCGTCAAGAAGGCTCTCGCCTTCTTCGCGGCCTCCACGACCTACTCCGGCGACCGCTACTCGCTGGCCGAGCTCGTCCGCAAGGTGATCTGCAAGGGGAACACCCTGAAGGGCCCTGCTATCACCTTCGCCGTGGTCACCGCGCTCGACCTGGCGTGGACGGCCGTACTGGTCGCCATGCGTGCTGGTACTGCCGTGATGATGCGCGGTGGGCAGTCGCGGGTCCTCTCCGTCCAgggcctcgtcttcctcctcacgCTCCTCGCCGAGCTATGCTTCGCCGTCCTCGCGCTGGTGAGCGTTGCCGCGTCGGTGGTCGACGGGGAGCGCCGCGGCGTGCGCGCGCTCAGGCAGGCGTGGCGGCTCATGACGCGGGTGAGGAGGAAGGAGGGCCTCCTGCTGGTGCTCCTGACGTATCTCCTGCCCACCGTCGTGGCTCCGGTGTACCGGGCTGCTCTTGTGTACTCGAGGAGGAGCATGGCGGCGGGCCTGTGCGTGCTCGCTGGGTATGCTTTTATGTTCGGTGCGCTGCAGCTGGTCTATCTGGCGGCGGCCACAGTGTTCTACTACGAAGCCATGGAGAGCAAGGAGGTGGTGCCTTGTGACGCTTATGCCAAGATTCCTTCCGGTGAAGGAGATGTCTGA